The Stackebrandtia nassauensis DSM 44728 genome includes the window ACCCGGCGGCGGGTCCTCGGTCCGCAGCCGCGACAGCACGGTCTCGGCGATGTCGCCCAGCACCTCGATCTGCTCGGGGCTGAGCAGGTCGATGAAGTGCCGCCGCACCGAGGCGACGTGGCCGGGCGCGGCGGTCTCGATGGCGGTGCGGCCGGTGTCCGTCAGCGCGACGACGGCGCCCCGGCCGTCGGCGGGGTCGACCTCGCGGGTCACCAGGTCGCGTTTCTCCATCCGGCCCAGGTGATGCGACAGGCGGCTGCGCGACCACCGCAGCCGGGCGCTCAGTTCGGTGAGCCGGGCCCGATGTCCGTCTATCGAGGACAGATGCGACAGGACGTCGTAGTCCTGCTCCGACAGTTCGGACATCGTCTGCAGGTCCCGGTCGATGCGCGGGTCGAGCAGGTTGCGCATCCGGCGGTAGCCGAGCCAGGCGCGCATCTCGGAGTCGGACAGCCAGCGGGGTCGCGTCGTCATGCCTCGAGCCTAGCCGATAGTTGACATGTCACACATCCCGCGCTAGGTTTACGTGACATGTCAACTAAACGGAGTGATCCCATGTCCCCCACCACCACCGGCCCGCGCATCCTGGTCTTCTCCGGCTCGGCCCGCACCGGCTCCCACAACGCCCGGCTGGCCGAACTGGCGCGACGCGCCCTCGCCGCGGCGGGCGCGCGACCGCACCCGGTGAACCTGCGCGAGTTCGCGCTGCCGCTGTACGACGGCGACATCCAAGCCGCCCAAGGCATCCCCGACGCCGCCCACCGCTTCGCCGATCTGCTGCGCGAACACGACGGCGTCGTCATCGTCTCGCCCGAGTACAACTACTCGATGCCCGGCACCGTCAAGAACCTCATCGACTGGGTGTCGCGGATCAAGCCCTGGCCGACCATCGGCGTCAACGGCCTGCTCATGTCGGCCTCGCCCTCGGCGGTGGGAGGGCACCGGGGACTGATCGCGCTGCGGGTCCCGCTGGAGGGCATCGGCGCCCGGCTGCACCCCGAGATGTTCACCCTCGCCTTCGCCGACAAGGCGTACGGCGACGACGGCGAACTGGCCGACGCGGGCTCGCGCGACCGGCTGCGCCGCCTCGTGTCCGACTTCCTGGACGTCGTCGCCGCGACCATCCACTATCGCCAGAGTCGGGAACTGGTCACCGAAGGGTAGGCGGCGGCGGTTCGTGCCACCGGGCCCGGGACCGCTTCTCGCGAACCTGCCGGTTCACGAAGTCCTCGTCCACCTCGGAACCGCGACGGCGGTCGGTGTTGCGGAACGTCAGCCACAGCATCGTGGCCCCGAAGGCCAGGATGAGGACCAGCGCGACGACGAAGATGGTGTTGCCCGCTGCGATTGACATGATGGGTCACTCCTTGCAGGTCTAGACCTCGGTCGGGTCGATGCGATCCCGAAGCCGGTCGACGAACGCGGCGCCCGGATCCACGATCAGGTTGGCGGGTGGACGATCCGGGGCGTCGGGGTGCGGGCGGGTGGGCGCGAACTTCTTGTTGCGCAGCATCTTCGCGCCCCGCTTCTGCAGGGTCAGCGGGCTGCACGCCGCCCCGACCAGCGGCAGTGTCACGTCCTCCTCGTCGGCCATGTGCCGACGGCACCGGCGGGTCAGCTCGGCGAGCAGCGCGATGAACCTCGGGTCGGCGCCGTCGAACTCCTCCAGCTCCTTCATGAGCCGTTTGAGTTCGGCGTGTTCGGCCAGTTCCCGGTCGGCCAGTTCGCGGCCGTTGTTGACATAGGAGCGCACCAGCGGATACAGGTAGTGTTCCTCGGCCAGCAGGTGCCCCACCAGTTCGGCGACCAGGGCGTCGGTGAGCGCCCGCCGCCACTCGCCGGTGAGGTTCTCGTCCTGCAACTCGGTGAAGACCCGGTTCAGCAGCCGGTGATCGGATACGACGATGTTGACGAGATTGGTTTCGGCAGTGGTGACCATCGAAGACCTCCTAGGCATCCGGGTCTCGCGGCCGTGGAAGTGTTGTGGGGCCGCCCTGCCAGGTACGGCCCCACAACCGGTCGGCGAAACCGAGATGTGTTGTGGGAATACCCAGTCGGTGCGTGCGTAAACAACCCGAGCGTGCGGCGGTCAGTACATCGGGTGGCCGGGTTCGGTGGCCTCGGCGGTGCCCAGCCGGGTGTGGATGTCCAGGGCCTCGCGCCAGTGCTCCTCGGCCCGGTCGGTGTCGGACAGCGCCCGAAACGCCAGACACAGTCCATGGTGGGCGCGAGCCTGCTGGTACGGGATGCCGCCGCGTTCGGCGACGAACAGCGCCTCGCGGTGGTGTTCCAGGGCTTGTTCGGGCTGGCCCGCGAGCCGGAACGACAGTCCCGAGTCGCTCAGCACCGCGGCCCGGTCGTCGTCCGGTGTGGACGGATCGGCGGTGGCCGACAGTGCCGTCAGGTGCCGGGCGCGGGCGGCGTCGACGTGGCCGAGCCGGGACTGAACCACGGCCAGCTGACTGGCGATCAGCGCCGCGCCGTACTCCCCCACCTCGCCGAACCCGGACAGCACCGACGCGAAGGCGGCCGCGGCCTCGTCCAGACGGCCCTGCCGGTAGAGGATCCGGCCGGAGTACTCGATGACGTAGGGCATGACCGAACGCAGCCGGTACTCCTCGGCGAGTCGGCGGGCGGTGTCGTTGAGGCGGGTGGCCTCGGGGTAGTCGCCGCGCAGGATCGCCAGCAGCGCCAGGTCGGTGAACAGGTTGGCCTCGGTGCGGACGTCGCCGTGCTCGCGCAGGTGCGGTATCGCGGCCTCGCAGGCGATGCGGGCCTGCTCGTACTCGCCGTGGTCGCGGTGGACGTAGGCGCGGGCGAAACCGGTGACGGCCTGCCGGTAGGTGTCCCGGGCCTGCCGGGCCGCGTCCATCGCCTGTCGATAGTGGTCGATGGCGATGTCGGAGCGGTTCAGCCGCCGGTATCCGCTGCCCAGCAGCACGTGCATGCGGTTGATGACGACCGGGTCGCCCAGCCGCCGCGCGGCCGACAGCGCCACCCGGAGCAGGTGCACCCAGTCCTCGACGCGGCCGCCGTTGTAGCAGTAGTCGGTGAGCGACCCGGCGATGCCGATCGCGTGTTCGGGGAACCCGGCGTCGTCGGCGAAGGACACCGCCGACACCAGGGTCGGGTAGCGGGAGTCCAGCCAGGCCAGGGCCGCGTCGGGGTCGGCGAAGGTCGGTACCGGTGCCGCGACCTCCGGTGTCCTGGTGGCGACCTGGCCACCGCCGGAGGCGTTCTCGGCGGCCAGCACCGCGGCCAGGTACCAGTCGAGGCCGCGTTTCAGCGCGGCCTCCCGGTCGGGGGCGTCGAGCCGGGAGGCGTACTCGGCGACCAGGTCGTGCATGCCCCAGCGGCCGTCCCCAGTGGGCTCCACCAGGTGTGCGGCGGCGAGTGTGGACAGGATCCGTTCGGTCTCGGCCAGGTCGGCGTCGGCCATGGCCGCCAGCGCTTCGACGTCGGCGGTGCCCGAAGGGTGCAGCCCCAGCAGCCGGAACAGGTGCCGGGGCCCAGGCGCCAGGACCTTGTAGGACGTCTCGATGGCGGCGGCGACACCGCCGGGCGAGTCCTCCGGATAGGACAGTGTCGCGAGCCGATCGCCGGAGTCCAGGTCGTCGACCAGTTCGGACAGTTCGTGGTCCGAGCCGCCCGACAGCTGGCTGGCGGCCAGCCGCAACGCCAGCGGCAGGTTCCCGCACTGCTCGGCGAGCCGCGCGATCAGGGTGGCGGCGACCGGTCCGGGGCGGGCGCCCAGCGTCTCGGCCAGCACCCGCTGCGAGTCGGCGCTGGACAGTTCGGCGACGGTGATGGCGTGGACGCGGTCAAGGCCGCTGAGGTTGTCGCGGCTGGTGGCCACGGTCAGGCAGCCGTCGTCGCCGGGCAGCAGCGGCCGCAGCTGTCTCGGCCCGACGGCGTTGTCCAAGACGATGAGGATCCGGCGCCCGGCGACGGTGGCGCGGAACAGCGCCGACAGTTCGCTCTCCCCGGCGGGCAGCCGGGAGGCCGGAACCCCCAAAGCCCGAAGGAAACCCGTCAGCACCCGGGCCGGTGGCGCCGGTTCGGTGCCGGAGAAGCCGCGCAGGTCGGCGAACAGCTGGCCGTCGGTGAAGCGGGCGGAGAGTTTGTGCGCCCAGGTCAGCGCTAGCGCGGTCTTCCCGGCGCCGCCGGGTCCGACGAAGGCGACGGTGTCGTGGTCACGGGCCACCGCGGCGTCGGCGGCGTTGATCAGTGTGTCGCGTCCGATGATCCCGGCCGGGGCGGCGGGCAGCTGCCGGGGCACCGCGACCTCGGCGGCCACGTCGGTGCGGGCCGACAGCAGGTCCCGGTCGTCGGCGAGGATGCGGCGCTGGATGTCGGCGAGCCTGGGCGAGGGGTCCACGCCGAACTCGTCCCGCAGCCGCTGCCGGGCCTGCCGGTAGCACTCCAGCGCCTCGATGCCACGGCCGCAGCGGTACAGCGCCACCAGGTACTGCCCGATGAGGTTCTCGTTGACGGGATTGTCGGCCACCACTTCGGACAGTTCGCCGATGACGCGGGCGTGGTTGTCGCGGGACAGTTCCACCTCGAACAGCTGCGTCCACACCTCGACGTGCTCGGGTTCCACGGCCACGGAGATCGAGTCCGCCCAGCGGCAGTCGACGCGCGACAGCGGTCGTCCCCGCCACAGGCCCAGCGCCGCCCGCAGCAGCGCGACCGCGCGGGCCGGGTCGGTGGCCGCCAGTCCCCGGGCCTGCGTGGCCCAGGCGCGCATGGCGTGGACGTCGACGTCGGTGTCGGCGATGTTGAGGGTGTAGGTGCCGCTCTTACCGGTGATGGTCGCACCGGTGTCCGACAGCAGCGAACGCAACCGGGTCACATACGGCGACAACGTGTTCCGCGGATTGGTCGGAGCGTCACCGTCCCAGACCCGCTCGATGATCGTGTCAGTGTCCACCGGAGTACCCGGCGTCCAGGCCAGACACGCCAACACACACGCCTGCTTCGGCGTACCCGCCGAGACCGGTTTTCCCTGGACGAGAACCGATACCTCTCCGAGCAGCCTAATGAGCGGTGAGTCACCAACGGGAGGCATTCCTATATGCAATCACGGCGGCCGGGCATTGCCTAATCGGACTTTCGGATATGCCAACCTTGAGGCCATCCCGACGCCCCAGGAGTGCGAACATGACCGAGATCGCGTTGACCCCCGGACTGCGGCACTCCGCTCGGCTCACGGTGGACGAAAGTCTCACCGTCCCGGCGGTGAACCCGTCGTTCACCGGTTTCGCCGACATGCCAAGGGTTCTGGCCACCGCGTTTTTGGTGGCTTTCGTGGAGTCGACCTGTGTGGAGGCACTCAGTCCGCTGCTGCCGTCCGGGACCCAGACGGTGGGGACCCTGGTCAACATCAGTCACACCGCCGCCACGCCGGTGGGTCTGACCGTCACCGCGACGGTGGAACTCATCGAAGTGGACAAACGTCGGCTGCGGTTCGCGGTCGAGTGCCGCGACGACCGCGACGTCATCGGCAAGGGTCACCACGAGCGGTTCATCATCGACCGCCGGGCCTTCGACGCCAGCGCCGAGGCCAAACGCGCCAACCCGTCCTGACCGACGGCGTTACGGCGTCACGCGCAGGATTCCCTCCTGCGCCGTGGTGGCGATGTGGCGGCCGTCGGTGGTGTAGAACTGGCCGGTGGCCAGGCCCCGCCCGCGCGAGGCCGAGGGGCTGGCCGAG containing:
- a CDS encoding AfsR/SARP family transcriptional regulator; amino-acid sequence: MPPVGDSPLIRLLGEVSVLVQGKPVSAGTPKQACVLACLAWTPGTPVDTDTIIERVWDGDAPTNPRNTLSPYVTRLRSLLSDTGATITGKSGTYTLNIADTDVDVHAMRAWATQARGLAATDPARAVALLRAALGLWRGRPLSRVDCRWADSISVAVEPEHVEVWTQLFEVELSRDNHARVIGELSEVVADNPVNENLIGQYLVALYRCGRGIEALECYRQARQRLRDEFGVDPSPRLADIQRRILADDRDLLSARTDVAAEVAVPRQLPAAPAGIIGRDTLINAADAAVARDHDTVAFVGPGGAGKTALALTWAHKLSARFTDGQLFADLRGFSGTEPAPPARVLTGFLRALGVPASRLPAGESELSALFRATVAGRRILIVLDNAVGPRQLRPLLPGDDGCLTVATSRDNLSGLDRVHAITVAELSSADSQRVLAETLGARPGPVAATLIARLAEQCGNLPLALRLAASQLSGGSDHELSELVDDLDSGDRLATLSYPEDSPGGVAAAIETSYKVLAPGPRHLFRLLGLHPSGTADVEALAAMADADLAETERILSTLAAAHLVEPTGDGRWGMHDLVAEYASRLDAPDREAALKRGLDWYLAAVLAAENASGGGQVATRTPEVAAPVPTFADPDAALAWLDSRYPTLVSAVSFADDAGFPEHAIGIAGSLTDYCYNGGRVEDWVHLLRVALSAARRLGDPVVINRMHVLLGSGYRRLNRSDIAIDHYRQAMDAARQARDTYRQAVTGFARAYVHRDHGEYEQARIACEAAIPHLREHGDVRTEANLFTDLALLAILRGDYPEATRLNDTARRLAEEYRLRSVMPYVIEYSGRILYRQGRLDEAAAAFASVLSGFGEVGEYGAALIASQLAVVQSRLGHVDAARARHLTALSATADPSTPDDDRAAVLSDSGLSFRLAGQPEQALEHHREALFVAERGGIPYQQARAHHGLCLAFRALSDTDRAEEHWREALDIHTRLGTAEATEPGHPMY
- a CDS encoding hemerythrin domain-containing protein — protein: MVTTAETNLVNIVVSDHRLLNRVFTELQDENLTGEWRRALTDALVAELVGHLLAEEHYLYPLVRSYVNNGRELADRELAEHAELKRLMKELEEFDGADPRFIALLAELTRRCRRHMADEEDVTLPLVGAACSPLTLQKRGAKMLRNKKFAPTRPHPDAPDRPPANLIVDPGAAFVDRLRDRIDPTEV
- a CDS encoding NADPH-dependent FMN reductase; the encoded protein is MSPTTTGPRILVFSGSARTGSHNARLAELARRALAAAGARPHPVNLREFALPLYDGDIQAAQGIPDAAHRFADLLREHDGVVIVSPEYNYSMPGTVKNLIDWVSRIKPWPTIGVNGLLMSASPSAVGGHRGLIALRVPLEGIGARLHPEMFTLAFADKAYGDDGELADAGSRDRLRRLVSDFLDVVAATIHYRQSRELVTEG
- a CDS encoding MarR family winged helix-turn-helix transcriptional regulator, giving the protein MTTRPRWLSDSEMRAWLGYRRMRNLLDPRIDRDLQTMSELSEQDYDVLSHLSSIDGHRARLTELSARLRWSRSRLSHHLGRMEKRDLVTREVDPADGRGAVVALTDTGRTAIETAAPGHVASVRRHFIDLLSPEQIEVLGDIAETVLSRLRTEDPPPGG
- a CDS encoding thioesterase family protein, whose translation is MTEIALTPGLRHSARLTVDESLTVPAVNPSFTGFADMPRVLATAFLVAFVESTCVEALSPLLPSGTQTVGTLVNISHTAATPVGLTVTATVELIEVDKRRLRFAVECRDDRDVIGKGHHERFIIDRRAFDASAEAKRANPS